TGGACGCTTAAGCAGGTGTAAAGCTAAACGCTGGGCAGATTTAGGTCCTATTCCGGGTAAACGTTGTAATTGTTCGATTAGACGGGCTAAAGGAGGTGTATAAATTGTTGTTTCTCTTCTTAACTCTTAATAAGTTATGATAACAAGAAAGATTAATAATTGCCAGTAAATATGTATTTAATACCTCCTGTACCTGCTGTCATAATTATCGCTCAAAACACCGTCACGAATTATTTAATTCAAGGAGTTGATAAACATAAACAAGGAAATCCTCAAGGCGCATTAATTGATTTTACTCAAGCTCTGGAAATCAATCCCAAAGATGCCGAAGTTTACTACAATCGTGGGGTGGTTTATTATGAGTTAGACAAGTATCAATTAGCTCTAGAAGATATTAATAGAAGTATCAAGCTTAAACCAGATTATCCCGAAGCTTACTACTTAAGAGGTCTTATTTTGTCTCGTTCTCTTCTAGATGAGGAAGCGACTATGGATGATTTTACCCAGACTATTAAACTAGATTCTCGTTTTGCTCCCGCTTATTTCCAAAGAGCAAATCTTTACTATCAACAGCGAGAATTAGAAAAAGCTTTTAAAGATTATACCAATGTGATTGATTTAGCTTCTGAGTATGCTCACGCTTATTATAATCGCGGCTTAGTACTCTATCAAATAGGCGATCGCTCCAGCGCCATTAAGGATTTAGAACAAGCGGCTCAACTTTACTTTAAGCAGGGTGAGCAGAGTTATTACGAACGAACGAAAAGAGCGATCGCTGCTATTTCTCAGAGATTATAGTAACAGTTGTCAAGGCTCCAGATTGCTTATCTAATACCAGAAAAATAATTACATTTAAATCAAGCTTTGGAAAGCTAAAATTAGTAAAATAAATAGGGTAAGTAATTGAATAAAATTGTTTAATTATTTAGGGCAATTTTCTGTTCTTTAAGTATCAGTGTGGATAGACAGAGCAATCACACTAAACAAATTTTAGATTCAAAACTTGAAGCAGAGATTGAAGATTAAATTGATTCTCATGTAAAATAACTGAGCTAACAATTGTTAAATCTCCTTGTTCAATGCTTGTATGTAACGTTGAGCCATTTTCAAGTGTTGAGAAAAGCGCTTCTAAAACTTTTAATTCATTTCGCGGGAGTGTATAAAATATTTTGTTGTTTTCTAGCTTGACTCCTTTTGGTAAAACGCCATTGGGAACTTTTCCCCCTAAAAACATTTGCCATCCAGCGATTAGATAAGAATAAACTAAAGAGTCTGACTCAAACTGAGGAGGGTTCAATAAGCGAAGCTCTCCTTTAACAGTGTCTTCAGTAAGAGTTATTTTTTCAGGAGTAAAATGAATTCTCGCTTTAATGCCTTTATGCTCTATTGTTGCAATTAGCCCTTCATCAGCACCAGGTACTAAGCTGGTTATTTGCTCAATTCTGGATTCAGCCAGTTTGCACAGAAGTAAAACCATTTTTTTTCTTAAAGTTACGGCTCTAATTTCTGAGTTAAAAATAAGGTATTGTTCAATCAATCCTTGTAATAATTGTTTAGAGCCTTGTAATTTTGAGCTAAGTCGCTTAAACATACTCATATTTACCTATAGTTGAATTATTAGTTAAACTTAATAATATCATAACGTAGTTATAATCACTGAAGTATGGAAAAAGAAGCAGTAACCATTCGATTCCCTCTAGAGTTGGTAAAAAAGGCAAAACAACTCAAGGAAGGTAGAGAATCTTTTAACGACCTAGTGGTAGAAGCCTTAGAAAGAGAGATAAACAGACGCAAAGGATTAGAGGCGGTATCGACTATTTTACGATTGCGCGAGCAGATCAAACAGCGAACTGGAGTTCATCCAGACCCGATTCCTCTAATTCGCCAATTAAGAGAAGGAGAAAATGACATTCAATAGTTTTTGCCTTGATACCAGCGTCATGATCAAGTATTTGTGTCCTGATGAACAGGAACAATCAGCGACAGAGTTAGTGATCAAGGCGCTTAATGCTCAAATTGTCCTTCCTTGTTTTGCTTGGGCAGAAATCGCTTCGGTGTTAAGAAAAAAGGTAAGAAGCGGATTACTTAGTAGTGATGAAGCTAGTCAACTTTATCAAGCGTTCGGGAACTTACCTATAGAGTATATTGATGGAGAAGATATTCGTGTTAAGGCTTGGATGATTGCTGAACAATACAGTTTATTAACTTTGTATGATTCGGTTTTTTTAGCGGTGTCAGAAAAAGAATCCGCTCAATATTGGACAGCAGACGGGGTATTGCTCAAAGCATTAAATCCTAAACCTTCTTACGTATTTGAACTGTCGAGAGTTTAATAAGAGAAAAGAAACTTATTGTCTAAACCAAAGCTCGATCGCCTCCGCAATCTCTGCGGCTAATTTTGTTTGTTCTTGAGGATCAATGATCCATTCAAACTCCACCGGGTTAATCATAAAACCCAACTCTAATAAAACCGTGGGAACTGTATGACAGCGAGTCAAAGCTAGATTATTCCAATAAACGCCATCATCAGGACGATTGAGATTATCAACTAGATGATTATGGATAAATACTGCTAAAGAATGGGCTTGGGGATGATACCAAAAAGTACTAATACCCGCCGCATTTTCTGCGTCTCCTCCATCGGGTAAAGCGTTGTAGTGGATAGACAGAGCGATCGCCGGGTTTAAGCGGGTAATCATCTCTACCCTATCTTGAAGAGACAATTCCACATCGCTTTCGCGAGTTAAATAGACTGTAGCGCCCCTTTTGATTAATTCTCGCTCTATTAACCTTGATATCAGTAAATTAATCTCTTTTTCGGGATAACCAGTAGGTCCTTTAGCGCCTAACTCGGGTCCTCCATGTCCTGGATCTAAAACGATACTAACACCCTGCAGGGGTAAAATAGCACCCCCTGGGATTTGGGGAGGATGTTTAAGGGTTAAAATCAAATTACTCTGCTCATACCTCAAATCATAACCCCATTGTTGATCCGATTTAAAATGAACGCGGTATTGAACCTGATTGGGGCTAATTTGTTGCCAATCGAGACGTTTGAGCCAAGGATGGTCGTCAAAGCGTATCGTGTCGATTTGAGCAACCGTATTATGGAGAGTCACAGTTAGAGTTTCGTCTTCTTGCTGCACAGTCAAGGGTATGGGTGTTTCCAGAGGAAAGATAATCTCAGTACTTTCTCCCTGTAAGTTAGTTTTAACGGTGCGAATCATCGACTGAGTGGGTACAGCATGGGGAATTAAACGGGTTTCCTCTTGTTTAATCCAAGCGCCATAATCCAAACGCAGCCATTCTCCCTGTCTACCAGTGACAGTCGCTCTAGCACCAGCTGGTAAAGGTGTAAGACGTGAGTAATCTGTGCCCGCGCCGGTGCGAGTTATCCCTCCATCGTCTTTGACTTCGATCACCGCTAATTCATGAGGGGCTAAAATAGTGAGCTTACCCGATCCTGATTGAGTCATGGTTTCGCCATCCAAACTCAGTTTAAACAGGGGATAACCCAAAAAACCCGGTTCAGCGAAGCTAGTACAACCCTGATAATAAACTGCTCTTATGGGGGGAAGTTGTTTTTGATTAACTTGGGGTAACAGGGAAATAATTTGGTCGGCAATTTCTACGCTCACTTGAGAGTCGGGTGGGGCGATCGCACTAAAACAGATCAGTTCATTTTGAAGCCAACTAACGTCCTGTTTAGGGGTGAGAGAATCATCAGCAAAAGCTACACCAGAAGGAATTTCAGCTTCTGTAGCTAGACGAGTTATAGTAATCTCGATAGTCTGATCCTGATAACGCAGTGTAAATTTATTTTCGCCGATTTGCAGAGGTAAACTAGGAGCAAAATGTCCCGCATCGCTTCTGTTAATTACCTGGTCATTAATTAGTACTTCTCCCTCGATGGGTGCGGTACCTATAAAGAAAATTGACTCAGCCACGGTACTGTGCTCTTGAGGAGGATAAGCTAAGTACAAAGAAGTTTGAGCGTGAGCAATCACAGGAAAGCTTAAGGCAATTAAACTAAAACTGACGGTTAATCCGAACATAGCGACTCATGGTTATTAATTTTACTTTATCTCAATTATTTAGCTTTTTCGCTTCTCTATAGGAACAAAGAACACCGTTGCTATTCCCAGAATAGCGAATAGACAGACAAT
The nucleotide sequence above comes from Gloeocapsa sp. PCC 73106. Encoded proteins:
- a CDS encoding tetratricopeptide repeat protein, which gives rise to MYLIPPVPAVIIIAQNTVTNYLIQGVDKHKQGNPQGALIDFTQALEINPKDAEVYYNRGVVYYELDKYQLALEDINRSIKLKPDYPEAYYLRGLILSRSLLDEEATMDDFTQTIKLDSRFAPAYFQRANLYYQQRELEKAFKDYTNVIDLASEYAHAYYNRGLVLYQIGDRSSAIKDLEQAAQLYFKQGEQSYYERTKRAIAAISQRL
- a CDS encoding YlcI/YnfO family protein, which translates into the protein MEKEAVTIRFPLELVKKAKQLKEGRESFNDLVVEALEREINRRKGLEAVSTILRLREQIKQRTGVHPDPIPLIRQLREGENDIQ
- a CDS encoding N-acetylmuramoyl-L-alanine amidase, encoding MFGLTVSFSLIALSFPVIAHAQTSLYLAYPPQEHSTVAESIFFIGTAPIEGEVLINDQVINRSDAGHFAPSLPLQIGENKFTLRYQDQTIEITITRLATEAEIPSGVAFADDSLTPKQDVSWLQNELICFSAIAPPDSQVSVEIADQIISLLPQVNQKQLPPIRAVYYQGCTSFAEPGFLGYPLFKLSLDGETMTQSGSGKLTILAPHELAVIEVKDDGGITRTGAGTDYSRLTPLPAGARATVTGRQGEWLRLDYGAWIKQEETRLIPHAVPTQSMIRTVKTNLQGESTEIIFPLETPIPLTVQQEDETLTVTLHNTVAQIDTIRFDDHPWLKRLDWQQISPNQVQYRVHFKSDQQWGYDLRYEQSNLILTLKHPPQIPGGAILPLQGVSIVLDPGHGGPELGAKGPTGYPEKEINLLISRLIERELIKRGATVYLTRESDVELSLQDRVEMITRLNPAIALSIHYNALPDGGDAENAAGISTFWYHPQAHSLAVFIHNHLVDNLNRPDDGVYWNNLALTRCHTVPTVLLELGFMINPVEFEWIIDPQEQTKLAAEIAEAIELWFRQ
- a CDS encoding type II toxin-antitoxin system VapC family toxin, which gives rise to MTFNSFCLDTSVMIKYLCPDEQEQSATELVIKALNAQIVLPCFAWAEIASVLRKKVRSGLLSSDEASQLYQAFGNLPIEYIDGEDIRVKAWMIAEQYSLLTLYDSVFLAVSEKESAQYWTADGVLLKALNPKPSYVFELSRV